One Cervus canadensis isolate Bull #8, Minnesota chromosome 1, ASM1932006v1, whole genome shotgun sequence genomic window carries:
- the SLC47A2 gene encoding multidrug and toxin extrusion protein 2 isoform X8, with protein MDSPQDTVPPGRRSRCPALRRLVPVGFGAEARTIFILSGPLFLFQMLNFMVYVVSTVFCGHLGTVELAAVTLSVAFVNVCGVSIGFGLSSACDTLMSQSFGSPNKKHVGVILQRGVLVLLLCCLPCWALFLNTQLILLLCRQDPAVSRLAQEYVQVYIPGLPANFLYSLQAKYLQNQGIVWPQVFSGVVGNCVNGLANYVLVSVLGQGVRGSAFANTVSQFTQAVFLLFYIVLKKLHLETWAGWSWECLQDWGPFFRLAVPSMLMLCIEWWAYEIGSFLVGLLSVRDLSAQAVIYEVATVIYMIPMGLSIAVCVRVGTALGAADTVQAKRSAISGTLCTVGTSLVVGVLLSLLRNKLGHIFTNDEEVVGLVNKVLPLYIFFQLFDALCASGWACWSVSCWPPLPSSRTRPGWTGSGLQRRRRNARDCRHWGVLGAWPSDPGPGPRKRLCLQWPQAAPLA; from the exons ATGGACAGCCCCCAGGACACGGTCCCCCCAGGCCGAAGGAGCCGCTGCCCTGCCCTCCGCAGGCTGGTCCCTGTTGGCTTTGGAGCTGAGGCACGGACgatcttcatcctttctggacCCCTG TTCCTCTTCCAGATGCTGAACTTCATGGTCTACGTCGTGAGCACGGTGTTCTGCGGACACCTGGGCACGGTGGAGCTGGCGGCAGTGACCCTCTCGGTGGCC TTTGTCAATGTCTGTGGAGTTTCCATCGGGTTTGGCTTGTCTTCGGCCTGTGACACCTTGATGTCCCAG AGCTTCGGCAGCCCCAACAAGAAGCACGTGGGCGTCATCCTGCAGCGGGGCgtgctggtgctgctgctttGCTGTCTGCCCTGCTGGGCGCTCTTCCTCAACACCCAGCTCATCCTCCTGTTATGCAGGCAGGACCCGGCCGTGTCCAG GCTGGCCCAGGAGTATGTGCAGGTCTACATCCCGGGCCTGCCG GCAAATTTTCTCTACAGCCTGCAGGCCAAGTACTTGCAGAATCAG GGCATCGTTTGGCCCCAAGTCTTCAGTGGCGTCGTGGGCAACTGCGTCAACGGCCTGGCCAACTATGTCCTGGTTTCTGTGCTGGGCCAGGGGGTCAG GGGCTCCGCATTCGCCAATACCGTCTCCCAGTTCACGCAGGCTGTCTTCCTCCTGTTCTACATCGTGCTGAAGAAGCTGCATCTGGAGACATGGGCAG GCTGGTCCTGGGAGTGCCTGCAGGACTGGGGCCCCTTCTTCCGCTTGGCCGTCCCCAGCATGCTGATGCTGTGCATCGAGTGGTGGGCCTACGAGATCGGGAGCTTCCTTGTGG GCCTGCTCAGCGTGCGCGACCTATCTGCCCAAGCAGTCATTTACGAGGTGGCCACCGTCATCTACATG ATCCCCATGGGGCTCAGCATCGCGGTCTGTGTCCGAGTGGGGACAGCCCTGGGAGCCGCAGACACCGTGCAAGCCAAGCGATCAGCCATCTCAGGCACCCTCTGCACAG TGGGAACCTCGCTGGTTGTGGGCGTCCTATTGAGCCTCCTGAGAAACAAGCTGGGCCACATCTTCACCAATGATGA GGAAGTCGTTGGCCTGGTTAACAAGGTCCTGCCGCTGTACATCTTCTTCCAGCTGTTTGATGCCCTCTGT GCCTCTGGCTGGGCATGCTGGTCTGTGTCATGCTGGCCACCGCTGCCTTCGTCACGTACACGGCCCGGATGGACTGGAAGCGGGCTGCAGAGGAG GCGCAGAAACGCGCGGGACTGCCGCCACTGGGGAGTACTGGGAGCATGGCCCTCGGACCCAGGCCCGGGCCCGAGAAAGCGGTTGTGTCTTCAG tggccacaggcagcTCCCCTGGCGTGA
- the SLC47A2 gene encoding multidrug and toxin extrusion protein 2 isoform X3, whose protein sequence is MDSPQDTVPPGRRSRCPALRRLVPVGFGAEARTIFILSGPLFLFQMLNFMVYVVSTVFCGHLGTVELAAVTLSVAFVNVCGVSIGFGLSSACDTLMSQSFGSPNKKHVGVILQRGVLVLLLCCLPCWALFLNTQLILLLCRQDPAVSRLAQEYVQVYIPGLPANFLYSLQAKYLQNQGIVWPQVFSGVVGNCVNGLANYVLVSVLGQGVRGSAFANTVSQFTQAVFLLFYIVLKKLHLETWAGLLSVRDLSAQAVIYEVATVIYMIPMGLSIAVCVRVGTALGAADTVQAKRSAISGTLCTVGTSLVVGVLLSLLRNKLGHIFTNDEPLAGHAGLCHAGHRCLRHVHGPDGLEAGCRGGAETRGTAATGEYWEHGPRTQARARESGCVFSGHRQLPWRDPDDLLETRGPPGPPQDSRSSPHPTRPHQPAVSQAAGSPPGGCSGGGSGLVDSGARPEGPHCQALARQLETKRKLTAAADPKFSAGGCPEPLLKNIHGTSLVIQWLRICPSTERVSPSSPPTPPPTNPHQLGSWDPTCYAVWPENKQILSWCCVSHGGSERQLNCLLSPGLLLITAQLTGR, encoded by the exons ATGGACAGCCCCCAGGACACGGTCCCCCCAGGCCGAAGGAGCCGCTGCCCTGCCCTCCGCAGGCTGGTCCCTGTTGGCTTTGGAGCTGAGGCACGGACgatcttcatcctttctggacCCCTG TTCCTCTTCCAGATGCTGAACTTCATGGTCTACGTCGTGAGCACGGTGTTCTGCGGACACCTGGGCACGGTGGAGCTGGCGGCAGTGACCCTCTCGGTGGCC TTTGTCAATGTCTGTGGAGTTTCCATCGGGTTTGGCTTGTCTTCGGCCTGTGACACCTTGATGTCCCAG AGCTTCGGCAGCCCCAACAAGAAGCACGTGGGCGTCATCCTGCAGCGGGGCgtgctggtgctgctgctttGCTGTCTGCCCTGCTGGGCGCTCTTCCTCAACACCCAGCTCATCCTCCTGTTATGCAGGCAGGACCCGGCCGTGTCCAG GCTGGCCCAGGAGTATGTGCAGGTCTACATCCCGGGCCTGCCG GCAAATTTTCTCTACAGCCTGCAGGCCAAGTACTTGCAGAATCAG GGCATCGTTTGGCCCCAAGTCTTCAGTGGCGTCGTGGGCAACTGCGTCAACGGCCTGGCCAACTATGTCCTGGTTTCTGTGCTGGGCCAGGGGGTCAG GGGCTCCGCATTCGCCAATACCGTCTCCCAGTTCACGCAGGCTGTCTTCCTCCTGTTCTACATCGTGCTGAAGAAGCTGCATCTGGAGACATGGGCAG GCCTGCTCAGCGTGCGCGACCTATCTGCCCAAGCAGTCATTTACGAGGTGGCCACCGTCATCTACATG ATCCCCATGGGGCTCAGCATCGCGGTCTGTGTCCGAGTGGGGACAGCCCTGGGAGCCGCAGACACCGTGCAAGCCAAGCGATCAGCCATCTCAGGCACCCTCTGCACAG TGGGAACCTCGCTGGTTGTGGGCGTCCTATTGAGCCTCCTGAGAAACAAGCTGGGCCACATCTTCACCAATGATGA GCCTCTGGCTGGGCATGCTGGTCTGTGTCATGCTGGCCACCGCTGCCTTCGTCACGTACACGGCCCGGATGGACTGGAAGCGGGCTGCAGAGGAG GCGCAGAAACGCGCGGGACTGCCGCCACTGGGGAGTACTGGGAGCATGGCCCTCGGACCCAGGCCCGGGCCCGAGAAAGCGGTTGTGTCTTCAG tggccacaggcagcTCCCCTGGCGTGATCCTGACGACCTACTCGAGACTCGGGGGCCACCTGGACCTCCTCAGGACTCCAGAAGCAGTCCACACCCTACCCGCCCCCACCAACCGGCTGTCAGCCAAGCAGCTGGCTCTCCGCCGGGGGGCTGCTCTGGGGGTGGCAGTGGGCTCGTTGATAGTGGGGCTCGTCCTGAGGGTCCTCACTGCCAGGCCCTAGCGAGACAGCTTGAGACAAAAAGGAAGCTGACAGCGGCTGCTGATCCCAAATTCAGTGCAGGGGGATGCCCTGAACCACTCCTCAAGAACAttcacgggacttccctggtaatccagtggttgagaatctgcccaTCCACCGAGCGggtttccccctcctcccccccaaccccaccccccaccaacccccaccAGTTGGGGAGCTGGGATCCCACGTGCTATGCAGTGTGGccagaaaataaacagattttgaGCTGGTGCTGTGTGTCACATGGCGGGTCTGAGCGGCAGTTAAATTGCCTCCTCTCACCTGGACTGCTCTTGATAACAGCTCAGCTGACCGGAAGATGA
- the SLC47A2 gene encoding multidrug and toxin extrusion protein 2 isoform X1, with the protein MDSPQDTVPPGRRSRCPALRRLVPVGFGAEARTIFILSGPLFLFQMLNFMVYVVSTVFCGHLGTVELAAVTLSVAFVNVCGVSIGFGLSSACDTLMSQSFGSPNKKHVGVILQRGVLVLLLCCLPCWALFLNTQLILLLCRQDPAVSRLAQEYVQVYIPGLPANFLYSLQAKYLQNQGIVWPQVFSGVVGNCVNGLANYVLVSVLGQGVRGSAFANTVSQFTQAVFLLFYIVLKKLHLETWAGWSWECLQDWGPFFRLAVPSMLMLCIEWWAYEIGSFLVGLLSVRDLSAQAVIYEVATVIYMIPMGLSIAVCVRVGTALGAADTVQAKRSAISGTLCTVGTSLVVGVLLSLLRNKLGHIFTNDEPLAGHAGLCHAGHRCLRHVHGPDGLEAGCRGGAETRGTAATGEYWEHGPRTQARARESGCVFSGHRQLPWRDPDDLLETRGPPGPPQDSRSSPHPTRPHQPAVSQAAGSPPGGCSGGGSGLVDSGARPEGPHCQALARQLETKRKLTAAADPKFSAGGCPEPLLKNIHGTSLVIQWLRICPSTERVSPSSPPTPPPTNPHQLGSWDPTCYAVWPENKQILSWCCVSHGGSERQLNCLLSPGLLLITAQLTGR; encoded by the exons ATGGACAGCCCCCAGGACACGGTCCCCCCAGGCCGAAGGAGCCGCTGCCCTGCCCTCCGCAGGCTGGTCCCTGTTGGCTTTGGAGCTGAGGCACGGACgatcttcatcctttctggacCCCTG TTCCTCTTCCAGATGCTGAACTTCATGGTCTACGTCGTGAGCACGGTGTTCTGCGGACACCTGGGCACGGTGGAGCTGGCGGCAGTGACCCTCTCGGTGGCC TTTGTCAATGTCTGTGGAGTTTCCATCGGGTTTGGCTTGTCTTCGGCCTGTGACACCTTGATGTCCCAG AGCTTCGGCAGCCCCAACAAGAAGCACGTGGGCGTCATCCTGCAGCGGGGCgtgctggtgctgctgctttGCTGTCTGCCCTGCTGGGCGCTCTTCCTCAACACCCAGCTCATCCTCCTGTTATGCAGGCAGGACCCGGCCGTGTCCAG GCTGGCCCAGGAGTATGTGCAGGTCTACATCCCGGGCCTGCCG GCAAATTTTCTCTACAGCCTGCAGGCCAAGTACTTGCAGAATCAG GGCATCGTTTGGCCCCAAGTCTTCAGTGGCGTCGTGGGCAACTGCGTCAACGGCCTGGCCAACTATGTCCTGGTTTCTGTGCTGGGCCAGGGGGTCAG GGGCTCCGCATTCGCCAATACCGTCTCCCAGTTCACGCAGGCTGTCTTCCTCCTGTTCTACATCGTGCTGAAGAAGCTGCATCTGGAGACATGGGCAG GCTGGTCCTGGGAGTGCCTGCAGGACTGGGGCCCCTTCTTCCGCTTGGCCGTCCCCAGCATGCTGATGCTGTGCATCGAGTGGTGGGCCTACGAGATCGGGAGCTTCCTTGTGG GCCTGCTCAGCGTGCGCGACCTATCTGCCCAAGCAGTCATTTACGAGGTGGCCACCGTCATCTACATG ATCCCCATGGGGCTCAGCATCGCGGTCTGTGTCCGAGTGGGGACAGCCCTGGGAGCCGCAGACACCGTGCAAGCCAAGCGATCAGCCATCTCAGGCACCCTCTGCACAG TGGGAACCTCGCTGGTTGTGGGCGTCCTATTGAGCCTCCTGAGAAACAAGCTGGGCCACATCTTCACCAATGATGA GCCTCTGGCTGGGCATGCTGGTCTGTGTCATGCTGGCCACCGCTGCCTTCGTCACGTACACGGCCCGGATGGACTGGAAGCGGGCTGCAGAGGAG GCGCAGAAACGCGCGGGACTGCCGCCACTGGGGAGTACTGGGAGCATGGCCCTCGGACCCAGGCCCGGGCCCGAGAAAGCGGTTGTGTCTTCAG tggccacaggcagcTCCCCTGGCGTGATCCTGACGACCTACTCGAGACTCGGGGGCCACCTGGACCTCCTCAGGACTCCAGAAGCAGTCCACACCCTACCCGCCCCCACCAACCGGCTGTCAGCCAAGCAGCTGGCTCTCCGCCGGGGGGCTGCTCTGGGGGTGGCAGTGGGCTCGTTGATAGTGGGGCTCGTCCTGAGGGTCCTCACTGCCAGGCCCTAGCGAGACAGCTTGAGACAAAAAGGAAGCTGACAGCGGCTGCTGATCCCAAATTCAGTGCAGGGGGATGCCCTGAACCACTCCTCAAGAACAttcacgggacttccctggtaatccagtggttgagaatctgcccaTCCACCGAGCGggtttccccctcctcccccccaaccccaccccccaccaacccccaccAGTTGGGGAGCTGGGATCCCACGTGCTATGCAGTGTGGccagaaaataaacagattttgaGCTGGTGCTGTGTGTCACATGGCGGGTCTGAGCGGCAGTTAAATTGCCTCCTCTCACCTGGACTGCTCTTGATAACAGCTCAGCTGACCGGAAGATGA
- the SLC47A2 gene encoding multidrug and toxin extrusion protein 2 isoform X7: MDSPQDTVPPGRRSRCPALRRLVPVGFGAEARTIFILSGPLFLFQMLNFMVYVVSTVFCGHLGTVELAAVTLSVAFVNVCGVSIGFGLSSACDTLMSQSFGSPNKKHVGVILQRGVLVLLLCCLPCWALFLNTQLILLLCRQDPAVSRLAQEYVQVYIPGLPANFLYSLQAKYLQNQGIVWPQVFSGVVGNCVNGLANYVLVSVLGQGVRGSAFANTVSQFTQAVFLLFYIVLKKLHLETWAGWSWECLQDWGPFFRLAVPSMLMLCIEWWAYEIGSFLVGLLSVRDLSAQAVIYEVATVIYMIPMGLSIAVCVRVGTALGAADTVQAKRSAISGTLCTVGTSLVVGVLLSLLRNKLGHIFTNDEEVVGLVNKVLPLYIFFQLFDALCASGWACWSVSCWPPLPSSRTRPGWTGSGLQRRRRNARDCRHWGVLGAWPSDPGPGPRKRLCLQLAAKLEDEV, translated from the exons ATGGACAGCCCCCAGGACACGGTCCCCCCAGGCCGAAGGAGCCGCTGCCCTGCCCTCCGCAGGCTGGTCCCTGTTGGCTTTGGAGCTGAGGCACGGACgatcttcatcctttctggacCCCTG TTCCTCTTCCAGATGCTGAACTTCATGGTCTACGTCGTGAGCACGGTGTTCTGCGGACACCTGGGCACGGTGGAGCTGGCGGCAGTGACCCTCTCGGTGGCC TTTGTCAATGTCTGTGGAGTTTCCATCGGGTTTGGCTTGTCTTCGGCCTGTGACACCTTGATGTCCCAG AGCTTCGGCAGCCCCAACAAGAAGCACGTGGGCGTCATCCTGCAGCGGGGCgtgctggtgctgctgctttGCTGTCTGCCCTGCTGGGCGCTCTTCCTCAACACCCAGCTCATCCTCCTGTTATGCAGGCAGGACCCGGCCGTGTCCAG GCTGGCCCAGGAGTATGTGCAGGTCTACATCCCGGGCCTGCCG GCAAATTTTCTCTACAGCCTGCAGGCCAAGTACTTGCAGAATCAG GGCATCGTTTGGCCCCAAGTCTTCAGTGGCGTCGTGGGCAACTGCGTCAACGGCCTGGCCAACTATGTCCTGGTTTCTGTGCTGGGCCAGGGGGTCAG GGGCTCCGCATTCGCCAATACCGTCTCCCAGTTCACGCAGGCTGTCTTCCTCCTGTTCTACATCGTGCTGAAGAAGCTGCATCTGGAGACATGGGCAG GCTGGTCCTGGGAGTGCCTGCAGGACTGGGGCCCCTTCTTCCGCTTGGCCGTCCCCAGCATGCTGATGCTGTGCATCGAGTGGTGGGCCTACGAGATCGGGAGCTTCCTTGTGG GCCTGCTCAGCGTGCGCGACCTATCTGCCCAAGCAGTCATTTACGAGGTGGCCACCGTCATCTACATG ATCCCCATGGGGCTCAGCATCGCGGTCTGTGTCCGAGTGGGGACAGCCCTGGGAGCCGCAGACACCGTGCAAGCCAAGCGATCAGCCATCTCAGGCACCCTCTGCACAG TGGGAACCTCGCTGGTTGTGGGCGTCCTATTGAGCCTCCTGAGAAACAAGCTGGGCCACATCTTCACCAATGATGA GGAAGTCGTTGGCCTGGTTAACAAGGTCCTGCCGCTGTACATCTTCTTCCAGCTGTTTGATGCCCTCTGT GCCTCTGGCTGGGCATGCTGGTCTGTGTCATGCTGGCCACCGCTGCCTTCGTCACGTACACGGCCCGGATGGACTGGAAGCGGGCTGCAGAGGAG GCGCAGAAACGCGCGGGACTGCCGCCACTGGGGAGTACTGGGAGCATGGCCCTCGGACCCAGGCCCGGGCCCGAGAAAGCGGTTGTGTCTTCAG CTAGCTGCTAAACTAGAGGACGAGGTCTGA
- the SLC47A2 gene encoding multidrug and toxin extrusion protein 2 isoform X2 encodes MDSPQDTVPPGRRSRCPALRRLVPVGFGAEARTIFILSGPLFLFQMLNFMVYVVSTVFCGHLGTVELAAVTLSVAFVNVCGVSIGFGLSSACDTLMSQSFGSPNKKHVGVILQRGVLVLLLCCLPCWALFLNTQLILLLCRQDPAVSRLAQEYVQVYIPGLPGIVWPQVFSGVVGNCVNGLANYVLVSVLGQGVRGSAFANTVSQFTQAVFLLFYIVLKKLHLETWAGWSWECLQDWGPFFRLAVPSMLMLCIEWWAYEIGSFLVGLLSVRDLSAQAVIYEVATVIYMIPMGLSIAVCVRVGTALGAADTVQAKRSAISGTLCTVGTSLVVGVLLSLLRNKLGHIFTNDEPLAGHAGLCHAGHRCLRHVHGPDGLEAGCRGGAETRGTAATGEYWEHGPRTQARARESGCVFSGHRQLPWRDPDDLLETRGPPGPPQDSRSSPHPTRPHQPAVSQAAGSPPGGCSGGGSGLVDSGARPEGPHCQALARQLETKRKLTAAADPKFSAGGCPEPLLKNIHGTSLVIQWLRICPSTERVSPSSPPTPPPTNPHQLGSWDPTCYAVWPENKQILSWCCVSHGGSERQLNCLLSPGLLLITAQLTGR; translated from the exons ATGGACAGCCCCCAGGACACGGTCCCCCCAGGCCGAAGGAGCCGCTGCCCTGCCCTCCGCAGGCTGGTCCCTGTTGGCTTTGGAGCTGAGGCACGGACgatcttcatcctttctggacCCCTG TTCCTCTTCCAGATGCTGAACTTCATGGTCTACGTCGTGAGCACGGTGTTCTGCGGACACCTGGGCACGGTGGAGCTGGCGGCAGTGACCCTCTCGGTGGCC TTTGTCAATGTCTGTGGAGTTTCCATCGGGTTTGGCTTGTCTTCGGCCTGTGACACCTTGATGTCCCAG AGCTTCGGCAGCCCCAACAAGAAGCACGTGGGCGTCATCCTGCAGCGGGGCgtgctggtgctgctgctttGCTGTCTGCCCTGCTGGGCGCTCTTCCTCAACACCCAGCTCATCCTCCTGTTATGCAGGCAGGACCCGGCCGTGTCCAG GCTGGCCCAGGAGTATGTGCAGGTCTACATCCCGGGCCTGCCG GGCATCGTTTGGCCCCAAGTCTTCAGTGGCGTCGTGGGCAACTGCGTCAACGGCCTGGCCAACTATGTCCTGGTTTCTGTGCTGGGCCAGGGGGTCAG GGGCTCCGCATTCGCCAATACCGTCTCCCAGTTCACGCAGGCTGTCTTCCTCCTGTTCTACATCGTGCTGAAGAAGCTGCATCTGGAGACATGGGCAG GCTGGTCCTGGGAGTGCCTGCAGGACTGGGGCCCCTTCTTCCGCTTGGCCGTCCCCAGCATGCTGATGCTGTGCATCGAGTGGTGGGCCTACGAGATCGGGAGCTTCCTTGTGG GCCTGCTCAGCGTGCGCGACCTATCTGCCCAAGCAGTCATTTACGAGGTGGCCACCGTCATCTACATG ATCCCCATGGGGCTCAGCATCGCGGTCTGTGTCCGAGTGGGGACAGCCCTGGGAGCCGCAGACACCGTGCAAGCCAAGCGATCAGCCATCTCAGGCACCCTCTGCACAG TGGGAACCTCGCTGGTTGTGGGCGTCCTATTGAGCCTCCTGAGAAACAAGCTGGGCCACATCTTCACCAATGATGA GCCTCTGGCTGGGCATGCTGGTCTGTGTCATGCTGGCCACCGCTGCCTTCGTCACGTACACGGCCCGGATGGACTGGAAGCGGGCTGCAGAGGAG GCGCAGAAACGCGCGGGACTGCCGCCACTGGGGAGTACTGGGAGCATGGCCCTCGGACCCAGGCCCGGGCCCGAGAAAGCGGTTGTGTCTTCAG tggccacaggcagcTCCCCTGGCGTGATCCTGACGACCTACTCGAGACTCGGGGGCCACCTGGACCTCCTCAGGACTCCAGAAGCAGTCCACACCCTACCCGCCCCCACCAACCGGCTGTCAGCCAAGCAGCTGGCTCTCCGCCGGGGGGCTGCTCTGGGGGTGGCAGTGGGCTCGTTGATAGTGGGGCTCGTCCTGAGGGTCCTCACTGCCAGGCCCTAGCGAGACAGCTTGAGACAAAAAGGAAGCTGACAGCGGCTGCTGATCCCAAATTCAGTGCAGGGGGATGCCCTGAACCACTCCTCAAGAACAttcacgggacttccctggtaatccagtggttgagaatctgcccaTCCACCGAGCGggtttccccctcctcccccccaaccccaccccccaccaacccccaccAGTTGGGGAGCTGGGATCCCACGTGCTATGCAGTGTGGccagaaaataaacagattttgaGCTGGTGCTGTGTGTCACATGGCGGGTCTGAGCGGCAGTTAAATTGCCTCCTCTCACCTGGACTGCTCTTGATAACAGCTCAGCTGACCGGAAGATGA
- the SLC47A2 gene encoding multidrug and toxin extrusion protein 2 isoform X4, whose amino-acid sequence MDSPQDTVPPGRRSRCPALRRLVPVGFGAEARTIFILSGPLFLFQMLNFMVYVVSTVFCGHLGTVELAAVTLSVAFVNVCGVSIGFGLSSACDTLMSQSFGSPNKKHVGVILQRGVLVLLLCCLPCWALFLNTQLILLLCRQDPAVSRLAQEYVQVYIPGLPANFLYSLQAKYLQNQGIVWPQVFSGVVGNCVNGLANYVLVSVLGQGVRGSAFANTVSQFTQAVFLLFYIVLKKLHLETWAGWSWECLQDWGPFFRLAVPSMLMLCIEWWAYEIGSFLVGLLSVRDLSAQAVIYEVATVIYMIPMGLSIAVCVRVGTALGAADTVQAKRSAISGTLCTVGTSLVVGVLLSLLRNKLGHIFTNDEEVVGLVNKVLPLYIFFQLFDALCCLYAGVLRGTGRQAFGAVVNAVMYYAIGLPLGVVLTFLVGMGVMGLWLGMLVCVMLATAAFVTYTARMDWKRAAEEAQKRAGLPPLGSTGSMALGPRPGPEKAVVSSVATGSSPGVILTTYSRLGGHLDLLRTPEAVHTLPAPTNRLSAKQLALRRGAALGVAVGSLIVGLVLRVLTARP is encoded by the exons ATGGACAGCCCCCAGGACACGGTCCCCCCAGGCCGAAGGAGCCGCTGCCCTGCCCTCCGCAGGCTGGTCCCTGTTGGCTTTGGAGCTGAGGCACGGACgatcttcatcctttctggacCCCTG TTCCTCTTCCAGATGCTGAACTTCATGGTCTACGTCGTGAGCACGGTGTTCTGCGGACACCTGGGCACGGTGGAGCTGGCGGCAGTGACCCTCTCGGTGGCC TTTGTCAATGTCTGTGGAGTTTCCATCGGGTTTGGCTTGTCTTCGGCCTGTGACACCTTGATGTCCCAG AGCTTCGGCAGCCCCAACAAGAAGCACGTGGGCGTCATCCTGCAGCGGGGCgtgctggtgctgctgctttGCTGTCTGCCCTGCTGGGCGCTCTTCCTCAACACCCAGCTCATCCTCCTGTTATGCAGGCAGGACCCGGCCGTGTCCAG GCTGGCCCAGGAGTATGTGCAGGTCTACATCCCGGGCCTGCCG GCAAATTTTCTCTACAGCCTGCAGGCCAAGTACTTGCAGAATCAG GGCATCGTTTGGCCCCAAGTCTTCAGTGGCGTCGTGGGCAACTGCGTCAACGGCCTGGCCAACTATGTCCTGGTTTCTGTGCTGGGCCAGGGGGTCAG GGGCTCCGCATTCGCCAATACCGTCTCCCAGTTCACGCAGGCTGTCTTCCTCCTGTTCTACATCGTGCTGAAGAAGCTGCATCTGGAGACATGGGCAG GCTGGTCCTGGGAGTGCCTGCAGGACTGGGGCCCCTTCTTCCGCTTGGCCGTCCCCAGCATGCTGATGCTGTGCATCGAGTGGTGGGCCTACGAGATCGGGAGCTTCCTTGTGG GCCTGCTCAGCGTGCGCGACCTATCTGCCCAAGCAGTCATTTACGAGGTGGCCACCGTCATCTACATG ATCCCCATGGGGCTCAGCATCGCGGTCTGTGTCCGAGTGGGGACAGCCCTGGGAGCCGCAGACACCGTGCAAGCCAAGCGATCAGCCATCTCAGGCACCCTCTGCACAG TGGGAACCTCGCTGGTTGTGGGCGTCCTATTGAGCCTCCTGAGAAACAAGCTGGGCCACATCTTCACCAATGATGA GGAAGTCGTTGGCCTGGTTAACAAGGTCCTGCCGCTGTACATCTTCTTCCAGCTGTTTGATGCCCTCTGT TGTCTCTACGCTGGGGTCCTGCGTGGGACCGGCAGGCAGGCCTTCGGGGCTGTGGTGAACGCTGTTATGTACTACGCCATCGGCCTCCCGCTGGGTGTCGTGCTGACCTTCCTGGTCGGGATGGGGGTCATGG GCCTCTGGCTGGGCATGCTGGTCTGTGTCATGCTGGCCACCGCTGCCTTCGTCACGTACACGGCCCGGATGGACTGGAAGCGGGCTGCAGAGGAG GCGCAGAAACGCGCGGGACTGCCGCCACTGGGGAGTACTGGGAGCATGGCCCTCGGACCCAGGCCCGGGCCCGAGAAAGCGGTTGTGTCTTCAG tggccacaggcagcTCCCCTGGCGTGATCCTGACGACCTACTCGAGACTCGGGGGCCACCTGGACCTCCTCAGGACTCCAGAAGCAGTCCACACCCTACCCGCCCCCACCAACCGGCTGTCAGCCAAGCAGCTGGCTCTCCGCCGGGGGGCTGCTCTGGGGGTGGCAGTGGGCTCGTTGATAGTGGGGCTCGTCCTGAGGGTCCTCACTGCCAGGCCCTAG